The Legionella jordanis genomic sequence AAGGATGTGAATGATCTTCCCAATAGCCTGGTTCCGTTTGCTTGGAAAGGCAACAATCTCGGTCAACACCATTTGCCCGTTTTTGGCATTATTGGCAAACTCAAGCGGCACTGAAATGTCCTGAGTTAAACGCTTATTGTCGGGGATTACAAAACCAACGCCTTGTTCAGTAAAAAATCGGCCTACGACGGTTTGATTTGCATGCTCAAGTACTTCATGGATTTTACCTTCCGGCCTTCCGCGACGATCAAGCCCAGTTTGATAGGCCATGACCAAATCGCCATGCATGACGGTTTGCATTTCCTTGGCAGAGAGAACCATATCTTCGCCCCCTGCCTCTGGGATGAAGAAACCAAAACCATCTGGATGGCCTTGCACTGTACCCCGTTGCAAGTTAATTCGTTCTAAAAGACAAAATCGACCGCGACGATCTTGCATGATTTGACCATCCCGGAGCATGGCCTTTAAGCGGTAACCCAATGCCTCTTGCTGCGCACTGTCTTTAATTTCCAACTTGCCAACTAATTGATTGCGCGACATCGGGCGATTGTATTCCTCCAATACCTGCAAGATTAATTCTCGGCTTGCTATTGGCGTTTCGTATTTTTCTTTTTCCCTTTGATAAAAAGGATCCTTCGTTTTTTTATTCACATTCACCACATTAGTTTAATCTTATTGTTCAGTCTAACACTTATTGGCCTGCACCGGGTAATGCAAAGCCTCTCTGCCCCAAGTGTTCAGTTAAGGCTGGCAAGGTCATGTCTTCGGCAGCCCAGAAAGTACCAGAGCTTTGAGCGGGCATGTTTTCCGGCGTCCAGGTGCATACTGAGATCGCTCCAGCACAGGGTACTTGCTGCTCATGTCCAGGTTTGGATTCAATACAGCTTATTTCAAAAGATTCCTTGTCTAAAGCAAGAGCCGACCAGTGCCCGGCCTGAAGTCGGCTGCTCCAACCTGCACTTGCGCTTGGTTCGGAAACAGGATGTGTAATCCAAAAATCACTTTTTGACAAATTATGGATAAGTACCAATAGTGGCGTTTTGGCGGAAAGTGTCACTGATTCTCCAGTAACCGCTACTGGTTTACATGATGCAGGCATTGCACTATCAGCACTGACCCAGGCAGCATATAACAATAACAGCAGATAAGAAATAAGTTTCATGGAACTCCCCCAATTATTTTTATACACCAAGTCTTAAATTAACAACTCAGTTATTAACCTGCAAAAGATCCTACTATATTCTTAAGCAGTCATTTTTACATAGCAAGAGTAAATTTTTCTCTAATAAATCCCCGCTGCACTGGAATGATAGCAATTTGTTTTCATGAAACATGCAATTCTACTTGCCAAGCTTAAGAAAATTCTTTATTTTTTTTGGGAACTCAAACAATGTTGCCTTAATATCATGGAGTGATAGATGAAAAAATTTTTTCCTGCAATGCTTGCAAGCCTTACTCTCTCAGGCGTGGTTTCAGCCGGAACCATGGGGGAAGAGCCGGTTTGTACCTCAGCTCTTTGTGCATTTGATAATCCAGGCGGTTTTTACATTGCCGGTACAGCTTTGTATGTAAAACCCAGTGAGACTGGTTTAGGAATGGTTACAGACAGTTGGCAATATGCTGCTCCAGGAGGAGTCCGCTCAGTAAGCAAACCTTTTGATCCTGAGCACGAGTGGGAAGGGGCTGTGAGAGTAGGTTATGATTTCCCTATGTCGGCCAATAACATTGAAGCAAGTTATTTGCGTCTGGAAAATGATACCCATGCTATCAACGACACCAGCGACTCTCCTATTTCCTTTGGCAGTTATTTTTTCCCGAACGTGCTCTTCCCTCTTCCTCCCGGCTCCACTTTCGTTAGTGATGCCCATCTGAAATACGAGCTGGATCAAGTGGATGTTAAAGTTGGGCGCATGTACCGTGATATGAGTGGCAGCTACAGCATTCATCCCTCTGTTGGGGTACGCTACATCAGCCTGGATCATAAACTAACCTTTATCGCGCCTGGAAGCGTAACGAGTGAATACGACGGTGCAGGCCCCTTATTCAGCTTGGATGGCCGTTATGATTTACGCTGGGGAGTAGGACTGGTTGGCTATTTTGATTATGGTTTAATCGTGGGCCAGGTCAATTCTAATTCTCACGTGACCTTGTCAGGTGTGGATTCAAGCTTCACCTCTCCAAAACGCGATCGCATTGTGAACAGCATTACTGGTAAAATTGGCTTGGATTACAACTATGTGTTTGCCAATGCTTCAAGACTAACCCTCGAGGCAGGTTATCAGGTTAACGAATACATTAATGCTATGGATGTAATAAGAGGCGAAATTCTTCCGGCTCAGAAAATGGTCGGACTTGAAACCACGAGCTTCGGCTTCCGTGGGCCATACATCAGCTTAGGTTGGCACGCCTAAGAGGTGTTACTCGATAGCATGGCTTAGCCATGCTATCTGATGCCTTCATCTAATTAGCAGGACGAAGCGGACCTATTCCTCCCTCATCATCCCTCGGTCGCTTTGGCTCCCTGGGTGTAAGCGGTAATTTTTTTTTCCTTCCACCCGAAACGTTCCCCAAATCATTTTTTGATAGGGGTTGTTTTTTGGATTCATGCTCACTCATGCCCTGCTCCAATCTTTAGACTAAGTTATAATAGTATAGATGATTTGCATGATGCATTTGATTTGATTATAGGCAAATGCGAAATTACTCCATCTAACCATCTTTTTGAATATGTCACCCATTTCAGCTGAGAGTGCAAAAAGAAAAATTATCCACGTGGATATGGACTGTTTTTATGCGGCCATTGAAATACGGGATGATCCTTCGCTCGCCAATAAACCTGTTGCAATTGGCGGCTTGGCTTCAGAACGAGGCGTCCTTTGCACCTGCAATTATATTGCCAGAAATTACGGCATTCACTCTGCCATGCCAACTGCCCTGGCGATGCGCAAATGCCCCGAGCTCGTGTTATTACCCGTGAACATGGCGAAATATCGCCAAACCTCGCAGGTGATTCAGGGCATCTTTAAAGAATTCACTGAGTTGGTGGAACCCTTATCACTGGATGAAGCCTTTCTTGATGTGACGGCTAGCACATTGCATCAAGGCAGTGCCACCTGGATTGCTCAAGCCATTCGTCAAAAAATTTGGCAGGCGGAGCAGTTGACTGCCTCAGCCGGAGTCGCTCCGAATAAATTCCTGGCCAAAATTGCATCCGGCTGGCAAAAACCGAATGGTTTATTCGTAATCCGGCCAGAAGAAGTGTTGACTTTTGTTAGCCAACTTGAGGTTGAGCAATTGTTCGGTGTCGGCAAGGTCACCGCGCGGAAATTAAAGCAAATGAATCTAAAGACAGCAGCTGATTTACAAAAGATCAGTTTCCATGAGTTGGTAGGCCATTTTGGCAAACTGGGCGAGCATTTGTATTACCAGTGTCGAGGAATTGACAATCGCCCTGTAGAACCCAATAGGGAGCGAAAATCACTCAGTGTTGAAACTACATTGTCCAAAGACATCACCAACCTGGATGAGGCAAGGGCAATTCTTACTGAACTTCACGCTGAGTTAGTACAGCGACTTGAAAAATCAGCGGCCAATATGGCTATTAAAAACCAATACGTCAAACTCAAATTTCACAATTTTAAATTGGTAAGCGCTGAAATAAAGAGCTATAAACCTGAATTAGCTATATTCCTTGAGCTGTTTATGAAATTAATGAAAGAACAGCAAAATCCGATTCGGCTTTTGGGATTAGGCGTCCATTTCTTTTCACAGGAGAAAGAAAACAAACCCATTCAGCAATCCTTGTTCTAGTTTTTGAAAAAAACACAAATGCTGCAAGACATGGTAAGATAAACTCTTTTTTTTGCCACCCAAATTGCTATGACCCAATTTATTGATGTAAATACACTGGCTCTACTGCACGAAGACTGCATTGTCCGCTGGAAGCAAGCTCAAGAAGTTCAACTGAGTGAGGCTAATTTTTTAGCCATAGTGGAACAAAATCACGCTTTTAATTATCGTCTCTGGCATGCAGAAGACCGGGCAAGGCGGGATGACATGGGTTTTGAGTTTGTCTATCATGCCAAGCGTGAAATCGACTACTGCAATCAACAACGAAACAATTGCATGGAAGCCATGGACGAATGGCTTTACAGGCATTTAAACCCCGCTAATCCAGCTGACTGTCCAGTGCATTCTGAAACCCCTGGAATGATGATCGATCGCTTATCCATTCTGGCTCTTAAAGCCTACCATATGCATTTGCAAACCCAAAGAGAGGATGTGACAGAGCAGCATCGCCAAAATTGCCTTCGAAAATGGCAAACCATTCTGGAACAACAAAAACAGTTGCGTGAGTGTCTGGATTATTTTCTGGCTGAAATCAACCTGAAAACGCGTACTTTTCGTATTTATCAGCAATTTAAAATGTATAATGACCCAAGCTTAAATCCGGAGCTTTACAAGAAATAAATTAAATTACGATATTGGCTCAAAAAAAGGATGGAGCCTGGTTGAGCGTTTGCAGATTTTCAGCGCTTTGAGAACGAATTTGAGGTGGGACTAGCTTTGCGGCTGATTTTAAATCGTCCTGAGAACGAGTCTTCTTTGGAGCCGTTTTTCCAAAAAATAGACTGGTAATTCCTGATGAAAATATACGGGCACTTGTTCGAATGGAAGGTTCGTTGCTGGACTCACTAGATTGGTTGAGTTCTATAGACTCACCATGAATATCAGAGTTGTGCATTGATGAAGAGGTGGAGGATTGAAAGGAATTCGGAGAATCAGGCGTTAAATGATGAAGGGCAGACTGAGCAGAGTCTTGGGAATCAGACGAGTGCCTAATAGTAGCGTCTGATTCCCCTGAAAACGAGGTTGTTGGCTTTCCTGACTGAGTAGAATCCCCGGGGCCTGACGGCCTACCGCCCACTGCCGCAGCGACTGTGTCTGGAGCCGTTGACAGGCCTGCTGCTTGGCCCTCTTCCCCTGGGCGATCGCGACCAAATCCGCGCGCCCAAGCTCGACCTCCCAATATCACCGAATGAATGAGCACACTGGCAATGGTAAAACCCAGCATGATGGGGGCATCGTGGTAATGGCCAGTATGCTCATCGCGCTCTTGTAAACCATTCATCATGAAAGAAACCGCTTTACTACCTTTCCCTGCACCAGACCAAACTGAACGGACAATTTCCCAAAAGTCGGTGAATGCAAACTGGGGCGTCCCCTTAATATCATCTGGAATGGACGTCCTAACTGTCTCTATGCTGAGCTCTTCCGCCCTTGCTTTCTTGCTTTTTATATCCTGCAGCAGCTTATTTAATTCCGCATCGTGCGGTTTATTAATCTCATCCTCAGTTATTTTTTGCTTGTAGCGGTGGGCATTAATTAAAGACTCGACGATAAAACCAATGAGCAGGGCTAGCCCCAAACTAACGCTAACAATCAGCAAAACAGGCGGGAACGCGGTTGATGCCAGCGTTAAAATGGTGGCAACGGCAAACATCGCGCTGGCCAAAGCACCATAGGCCGCAAGCC encodes the following:
- a CDS encoding DUF4254 domain-containing protein; amino-acid sequence: MTQFIDVNTLALLHEDCIVRWKQAQEVQLSEANFLAIVEQNHAFNYRLWHAEDRARRDDMGFEFVYHAKREIDYCNQQRNNCMEAMDEWLYRHLNPANPADCPVHSETPGMMIDRLSILALKAYHMHLQTQREDVTEQHRQNCLRKWQTILEQQKQLRECLDYFLAEINLKTRTFRIYQQFKMYNDPSLNPELYKK
- a CDS encoding Lpg1974 family pore-forming outer membrane protein, with the translated sequence MKKFFPAMLASLTLSGVVSAGTMGEEPVCTSALCAFDNPGGFYIAGTALYVKPSETGLGMVTDSWQYAAPGGVRSVSKPFDPEHEWEGAVRVGYDFPMSANNIEASYLRLENDTHAINDTSDSPISFGSYFFPNVLFPLPPGSTFVSDAHLKYELDQVDVKVGRMYRDMSGSYSIHPSVGVRYISLDHKLTFIAPGSVTSEYDGAGPLFSLDGRYDLRWGVGLVGYFDYGLIVGQVNSNSHVTLSGVDSSFTSPKRDRIVNSITGKIGLDYNYVFANASRLTLEAGYQVNEYINAMDVIRGEILPAQKMVGLETTSFGFRGPYISLGWHA
- the dinB gene encoding DNA polymerase IV encodes the protein MSPISAESAKRKIIHVDMDCFYAAIEIRDDPSLANKPVAIGGLASERGVLCTCNYIARNYGIHSAMPTALAMRKCPELVLLPVNMAKYRQTSQVIQGIFKEFTELVEPLSLDEAFLDVTASTLHQGSATWIAQAIRQKIWQAEQLTASAGVAPNKFLAKIASGWQKPNGLFVIRPEEVLTFVSQLEVEQLFGVGKVTARKLKQMNLKTAADLQKISFHELVGHFGKLGEHLYYQCRGIDNRPVEPNRERKSLSVETTLSKDITNLDEARAILTELHAELVQRLEKSAANMAIKNQYVKLKFHNFKLVSAEIKSYKPELAIFLELFMKLMKEQQNPIRLLGLGVHFFSQEKENKPIQQSLF